The Terriglobales bacterium sequence GATGAGACGCCCTGACAAGCGTCTCTACCCTTATGAAAGAACGACCAGCGGCGGTTCCTGCTTAGCGGCAAATTCGGCTTTGCCGATGTATTCCACGCCGCTGCGCCCGAAATAGAAACCATTGCACAGCCCGACCTCGGTATGGCGGCGGACCAGCTCCCAGGCCGGCTCCTCCACCACCGACTCCCTTTCGCCGACGGACTCCAGCGCCGCGCGGTAGAGACGGGCGATCTCGGAGCGGTAGGCCGGCGACTCGTAGGCGGCTTCGATACGGAACATGGAACAGCCGGCTGCGGCCAGAGCGGGAAGATGCTCGAGCATGCATACATCCTTGCCGCTGAGCACGCCCTTGCCGACCGAGCGCATGGCCCAGTCGCCCTGCTTCAGGAAAAGGTCCTTCTGGCACAGCACCGGACACTTGTCCGGCCACTTGTCTTCGTACTCCAGCAGGAAGCAGTAATCCGAGACCCCGAGCGGCATCTTGCCGTGGACCAGGATCTCGGCGGGCAGGCCGGCGGCGGCGGCGATGCTCTTCACTTCCTCCAGGCTGATCTCGTAGTTGGGAGTGAAGCGCACGGCGCCGTAGTCGCGGAGGACGGCCGCGCCGGCATCGGTGTAGACATTGGCGTAACCGCCGATGTGCACCGGCATCTGCGGGAAGTGCTCGTGGACGGCTCGCAGGACGCCCAGGTTATGGGCTTCGATGGCATCGGCCCCGGCCTGGGCCGCGGTTTCCAGTGCCTGCTCGACCTTGGGGAGACTGTCGTTGCGGGGCGCGGCGTAGGTGCTGACGTAGGCGCGCAGACCCAGGTCCTTCACCCGCTGGATGCCTTCGCGCAGGTCGGCCATCTTCTCCAGGAAGTTGTCCTCGAAAAGGCGGCAGTAGATGTTGCCGAGGTAGACCGCGTCGTAGGAGCTGAGGTCGGATTCGCGCAGGCTGCGCAGGTTGGAGATGGTCGTGTTGAGTTCGAAGTTTCGCATTCAACGTCCTTGTACGGTCCACATGGCCGGCAGCTGCGCCGGGGTCCACTGCCGGGGTATGCGCTGGCGCCA is a genomic window containing:
- a CDS encoding peptidase U32 family protein, giving the protein MRNFELNTTISNLRSLRESDLSSYDAVYLGNIYCRLFEDNFLEKMADLREGIQRVKDLGLRAYVSTYAAPRNDSLPKVEQALETAAQAGADAIEAHNLGVLRAVHEHFPQMPVHIGGYANVYTDAGAAVLRDYGAVRFTPNYEISLEEVKSIAAAAGLPAEILVHGKMPLGVSDYCFLLEYEDKWPDKCPVLCQKDLFLKQGDWAMRSVGKGVLSGKDVCMLEHLPALAAAGCSMFRIEAAYESPAYRSEIARLYRAALESVGERESVVEEPAWELVRRHTEVGLCNGFYFGRSGVEYIGKAEFAAKQEPPLVVLS